AAAAttcaggctgggggcagtggctcacgcctgtaatccgagcactttgggaggccggggcgggcggatcatttgagaccagatgttcgagaccagcctgagcaacatggcgaaaccccgtctctactaaaaatacaaaaattagtcggcgtggtggcggacgcctgtagtcccggctacagagagccaagatcgcaccactgcactgcagcctgggcgacagagcaagaccctgtctcaaaaaaaaaaaaaaaaaaaggaaaaaaaaaaatcagccaagacttggaaaaagaaattaaaaaaaggaaaattcatgcAGCCAGTAACTATTGGGACATCACtcaccaggcactatgctaaactGGGGTTAGGTGCTGAGCAAAACCAGGCCCCTCTCTAGATGGCTCTCTAGGTCCCACGACCATGGCTTAGGTGACACCGGCACCTGCGCGCTCCACAGCCTGTCGAAAAACACTCGGGAAGCAAACATTGAGAGGAAAATACTCCTTCTGTGGGCCTTTAGGAAAACCGAGTGACTTTTTTCGTGAGGGGAACCCATCTTTGTAAGCATTCGGGGAAACGGCAGTTTTATTACCGCCGGGAAGGGTCCCCTGAGTGTGTGCCCCGTCTGAGTTCCGAGCTGGGCGGGCCATGCCTTGCCAACCCCGCTGCTCGCAGCATCTGCAGGCGCTGAGCGAGGCATCGCTGCCCGGCCAGGGCTTCTCGGATCTGGGGAAATCGAGGTCGCTTTCCCCGGCTCTCTGCAGCGGGGCAGCGCTGTCCACTCACTCCCCGCTCCCCGCGCACGCCCTTACCCTCTTTCCCCCAGGTAGGGAAGGGTCTACGCGGGTCATAGCAGAGAGGCCACGCCGCCCGTGGTGACGGCCGGTCCCGGGGAGGGGGCGCCGCCACTGCCATCCCGCAGCCTGCGCTCCCCACACCCCGCCGCAGGCGCAGCGGACTGGTGGAGTGATGTCGGGAGATCGATCGAGAAGAATCTGGAAGAATCCGGTTAGACAGGGAAGCGGgcggggatgggagggagggaggaagggccagGGGAGGCCGCCGGGGAGATCCCGAGTCCGAGGGTcccaggagaagggggagggggcaggcagCCAGAAGGAGGCAAGAAccggaaaaaaaaagaaaaaaaaattccgaAGCGCCCGCAGCACTGAGCCCGAACCGGCTCAGTCCCGCCGTCTCTAGAAAGTTCTGCACCCCGCCCCCTCTGTCCGCCCTCCcgctcctcccagcccctccctcgCGGCGGGGCGGGACCAATCGCTCCCCGAGCCGCTCCTGACCCACCTACCCCAGCTCTCGCGCCGCGTGCAGAAGTGCTCAAGCCTCCTCGCGGTCCGCAGTCAgtgccgccgcgcccggcctcccgCACGCCCCGCAGGTAGCGCCCCCGCCCGCGGCCCAGAGTGCGCTCGCGCCGGCACCAGCTCCCGGATAAACGGCGCGCCGCGCGGCGATGACAGCCGAGGAGATGAAGGCGACCGAGAGCGGGGCGCAGTCGGCGCCGCTGCCCATGGAGGGAGTGGACATCAGCCCCAAACAGGACGAAGGCGTGCTGAAGGTGAGGGGCGGCGGGGCCTGCGGAGGCGTCGGAACCCGGGGCCCCGCGGGCCGCCCTTCCGCCGCGCCCGGAGCCCGCGGCCGGGCACGGGTCGAGGCGGCCGCCTTTGCAGCCTCGCGGCTGTCCCGCCGGGGGCCGGTGGCATCGCCGTCCCGGACCGGGCTGCGTCGTTTAAGGCACCGAGGCCGGCCATGCGCTCGGCAGGGGGGCGGCCTAGGTGCGCGGGCCGAGGCCCCAGGCTCCCCAGCCGGCAGCGCCCGGGCCCGGGCAGGGGGTCGGGATTGCAGTGCCCACCCCGGCGCGCGCGGGGCGGCGGAGAGGGGCGGGGCGAGGCGACCGCCGCGGGCACCCGAGCCGCAGCCCGGGGCCAGGCCGGGCCTCCCACGCCACGCCGCCCCCGACCCCGCGGCCCCAGCGGAGCTGCCAGCCGCGGGCCGCCTCGTTGGTGGCGGTGCCAGGGCTCGCCCACCCGGGCGGTGGAACACGGGCCAGGACGGGGAGCGACTCCCCACAGTGCTTTCCTGGCCCTTCGGCCTTTGTGCGACACAGGCGTGACAGGGTTCCGGCGCCCTCCCGGGGTCCCCTGCCGACGCCGGGACCCAGCGAGGTCCCCACTCGCCGCGCGGCGCCCCCTCCCTCGGCCCCGGGGAGGCCGGGCGCGGGGCATGCCGGGAGCTGTAGTCCCCTCCCCCCTCCGCCGCCTCCCGGAGCCAGGGCTGCGGGGTGTGGGGCGGGGAGGAGGCGCTCTGCTGTGGAGCCTGCCGCCGAGTGACCGCTCGACTACAAATAGCCTGGGGAGCTGCGGGGAGGGCATCTTGACCTGGGCCAGGACAACCTGCCTTGGGTCGGAGCAGGTTCCAGGGAGAATCAGAGATGGTGAATTCCCAGCCTGCGTCTTATGCCTTCTCTCCATCCGCTGCTCCTCCTCATCCTGGCTTCCCACCGCTGAGCTCCGCGTGTGCGGCACCCACCTCAGGGGGCCTTTACCTGGTCCAGAAGTGCATCTGTCTTTGCACCAGATTATTGGGGACCTCAAGCGTCTGCTCCAGCGGCTCTCCTGTGGCATGTGACTTCCCCTTCTCGCTCCAGCGTCCTGCTGTTTTCTACGAGATTGTTATTCCAGGAAGGCTCATTTCCCCTTTGATCCATCATTCCTTCCCTTTTACCTTTCTACTCCTCAAAGCCCCTGTCTATTCTTCGTGGAAGCTTTCCCTTGGAGGGTAACCACACACCTACCAGGTGGCGCTAAAGAAGCCTTTACGTTTCTGGGAAATACTCCAGCCCTGGACTTACTACCAGAGGAATACTCAGCTCCCAAGTCAGAGTTTAAGGTCCCATGGAGAGCCTCCGGGTTCACCTATAACCTGGTTTCTTCCTTACCTGTTTTGAACTGTTTCTATTCTCTTCACTCATACTCCTCTCGTTCTCCTGTCTCCAAACCAGACCTTAGTCTGATGACCACTGGcatgaaggaagaaggaggaagtgtGGCATAAATACTTCCCCCTTTGCCGATTATAATAATAATCTATTATTCAACCTTTTACTGGTCTAATCTTCCAACAACTGTAGGAGATAGGGATTATCATCACTGCTTTACAAATAAAGTgtggagaattttaaaaacttaccaTACAGCGGAAACTTGAACTCAGATCTCTCAGCCTTTTGTCTCCTTTTTCAAACCAAGTCTTGCTGCACCTCAAGAAAGACAAGAAGGTTAGTTGACTCCTAAGCCAAGCTGCTAGTAACTGAATCTGGAGGGACAAGTAGGCAGAGGAGGATGAACACAGAGAAGTCCCTTTATGTTCCCTCTGGAGGCTTGCAGGCAGTGCTGGTGCCCCTTTCTGCCCCAAACCCTGGGGTACTCActttctcccccttcctcccaggTCATCAAGAGAGAGGGCACAGGTACAGAGATGCCCATGATTGGGGACCGAGTCTTTGTCCACTACACTGGCTGGCTATTAGATGGCACAAAGTTTGACTCCAGTCTGGATCGCAAGGACAAATTCTCCTTTGACCTGGGAAAAGGTAGGCGTGGTCAGTGGGCTGGTAGGATAGGTTCAAGGTGGACACAAGCTGTCACAAGCAGAAACCATTTTCTCAGGACCAAGCTCAGTGAGGAATGGTTTATCACAGTCTGTTAACTCCTTcggtcactcttttttttttttctaccgtTCTGTAACTATATTGATCTCTGTCTCCCCTTCTCCTCATCACCTCCCAACACCTTACTCCCCCTTCAAAGGTGGACTGTCTTGCATCTTAAACTCTTTTGTTCAGGGTCACGTGATCTTTTACAGTTCTTAGACCTGGTAGCACTTAATACAACCAGGTACCTCACCTTCTGGTCCCATTTCTAAAGGATGTCCAGCTCCCCCATGAGTGTGGTGCAGTAACTCTTCAGGAGCACTGTTTGAGCCCAGAATCAGAACCCTGCTAAGGCGGTCCTGTTTGCTTCTGTACCTGCAGGGGAGGTCATCAAGGCTTGGGACATTGCCATAGCCACCATGAAGGTGGGGGAGGTGTGCCACATCACCTGCAAACCAGAATATGCCTACGGTTCAGCAGGCAGTCCTCCAAAGATTCCCCCCAATGCCACGCTTGTATTTGAGGTGAGTGTTTGGTCACTGAGATCCAGGCTAAGAGCCAGGCCTTATCTCAGCCCAATGCCTGGCTGCCCTCCAGCCCTTCCTGCTTCTTGGAGACAATGTAGCCAAGGCTGAGGGTCTGGCCTTATGGGAGGAGAAATGCAGAGGGCTCTGCTGCTGCTAGTAATGGAAGTAATAGAAGCTTCAGGTGGGAAGAGGCAGGCACAAGCCCCTCTCCAGACTCAAAGCATGGTCGGGGTTAAGGCATCTTTATCTCCAGAGCGGTACCCAGAAGAATACTGAAAGGAGTCGGGATGTCAGAAACTATGTCCCGTTATAAATGGCAGTACAGAATATTGGTGCTCTAGAGACCAGAAGAGGGAGCAGTAGCTCCCCTGTGGGTCAAGGGCTGAGAAAAGGCTTCACTGAGGAGATAGAACTTGACATTGTTCAATCTGAAAATGGTTGAGCCAATCCGTGGGCCCTTGAATACTGAGAAACTGCTGAGAGATGTTGGGTAATCATTTCTAATATCTACCAGGTTGGGCTTATCAGGTAGTGTGAATTAGGATTATCTGGGACGCGTCCTGATATGTCCGTGTTAGTAGAGCAGGTAGCAAATAGATTGCTCTCCTCAGCTTAACTGAAATCTATGTAGTCTGCCCACCTCTACCACAGTTGAGATTAGGGCAGCTCCCAAGAACTGAAAAAAAGTGCCACTCTACCCAACTCCTTGTGACTGCCTTTGTGGTCAGATCCGGCCTGGCAGTTAGTAGGGACTCTCTCGGATGAGAAAGATTGTGTTTCACTGCCCATGAGTTAGCATGGGAAGGAATTGTGTCACATCTTGTCCCACAGGTGGAGTTGTTTGAGTTTAAGGGAGAAGATCTGACGGAAGAGGAAGATGGCGGAATCATTCGCAGAATACAGACTCGCGGTGAAGGCTATGCTAAGCCCAATGAGGGCGCTATCGTGGAGGGTGAGACAGTACAGTCTGGGCTTTCAATTCTCATTCTGATATTTAGGCcttgtgtggctttgggcaagtcacttcccttCTCCGAGCCTATCTTCTTGTCCATAAAATGATGGGTTGGACCATATTCTCTTCATATCACTCCAGATTTGAGAACACAGGAGAATCTTGGGATGATGGGGGTGATGCAGGGAGGCTGATGGCATCCTTCCTCAGTCACCTGCCCTCTTACAACTCTGGTACACTGCCTCTCTTTCATGCCAGTTGCACTGGAAGGGTACTACAAGGACCAGCTCTTTGACCAGCGGGAGCTCTGCTTTGAGATTGGCGAGGGGGAGAACCTGGATCTGCCTTATGGTCTGGAGAGGGCCATTCAGCGCATGGAGAAAGGAGAACATTCCATCGTGTACCTCAAGCCCAGGTGAGGGGTGGGCACTTCGTagaggaggcaggcaggcaaaccaagatcaaatatataaaatgaattgtaGAACCAGCTGTTTGTATCCTTTTTAACTCTGGCCACACCAAACATACACCATTATGATATCCTCAGTGTACTTAGAAGTATGGCCCAATTGTCTACATCTCCTTGGATCTAAGCCCAGTCTTTTCAGTCATAGTTGCTACAGATTCTCTCCTCTGCCATCAAGATTTTCCTCTCCCATTAATTCATTCAGTCATTACTGAAACagctactacatgccaggcactgctgaAAATTCCTAGGGGTTCAGAGACTAATAGAACATTGTTTCTGCCTTCTAATTCTAGCTCATTGTTTAGTGAGGTGCTATTTAAATTAGTAATCACACTGCTGCCTGGCTATAAGTTATTAGAAGGGTATGAAGGATGCTGAGGGACCATCTGACAGTGTGAAGAGGCCAGGGAAGATTTGCCAAACATTTGAACCAAGTCTCAAGGGATGGGAAGGTACTTTCTAGGAAATGGACAGGAAGCCTCTTCAGCCTGGAGCAGGTTAAGTGTTGCCAAGATGATACATAGTGTTTTTCACCCCTCCAGCTATGCTTTTGGCAGTGTTGGGAAGGAAAAGTTCCAAATCCCACCAAATGCTGAGCTGAAATATGAATTACACCTCAAGAGTTTTGAAAAGGTAAGTTTGCTCAGGGTCTTCCCATCTAAAGTCAAGTTCCACCCTGTACGTGACTCTGGGGTAGCTGACAACTTTGTTTCTCTCCTGGGGTGTGGCAGGCCAAGGAGTCTTGGGAGATGAATTCAGAAGAGAAGCTGGAACAGAGCACCATAGTGAAAGAGCGGGGCACTGTGTACTTCAAGGTGAGCCAACAGTCACTGTCCTAAGGACACTCCCAGGAAGAGTTGCTCTGAGCCTCCCCTTCCCTTGGTGACTGAGATCATTTTCTGCCAAGAAGTGGACAGGTTGGCACCTGCCATCTTCACTTCATATATGTGAGCTTGCTGGCCTTGCCAGTGGGAAGGGTGGGAGCAGGAACCTCTTGTGGCCATGTGTCACTGATGTCTGCAGGGTATAAGAGCCTAGTACCACTGAAACTGTGCCAGGTGCCTGAGCCTCTCTCCCATTCCAGGAAGGTAAATACAAGCAAGCTTTACTACAGTATAAGAAGATCGTGTCTTGGCTGGAATATGAGTCTAGTTTTTCCAATGAGGAAGCACAGAAAGCACAGGCCCTTCGACTGGCCTCTCACCTCAACCTGGCCATGTGTCATCTGAAACTACAGGCCTTCTCTGCTGCCATTGAAAGCTGTAACAAGGTGAGGCCCCCTCAGAGGTCATGGAAGCAGCATTCACAGGCAGAGTTGGGTGAGCTGCCAGCATGTCTGAAACTTCCCCTTGGTGACTAGGGCAGGGATAGCAGGGTGGATCAGTGGGAGCTCTGAGGTTACAGACCAAAGGCACGGATGCAAGTATTCACAGCAAGAACCTTAGCTTTGGTGGGAAGCAGTTGGCAAGAAGTAGGAGGACATGGAATGGGAAGAATCACATAAAGAGTTTTCTTCCACCTTGGTTCTTAGCCTCTCCGCTTACCTACTTGCTTTATTCTAAAGTGAATGTTAATGTCTGAAGTCTTTATTTCATCCAAAGACCTGCTGTCTTCCCTCTCTGCCTGTTGGATTAAATGAGGTTCCTTCCTAGACCCTGGATTGTTCCATTTAATGCCCCAGGCCTTGTTCTTCCTGGGGTGCAGCCAGCCACTTGcattcctcctcatcctcctgaggGGTACCTTTGGAACCAGTCTAGGCCAGATGAGCTACAAGCCCTGAGCTCCCACGATGTGGCTTCCTCTCTGCATTCTTTAGGCCCTAGAACTGGACAGCAACAACGAGAAGGGCCTCTTCCGCCGGGGAGAGGCCCACCTGGCCGTGAATGACTTTGAACTGGCACGGGCTGATTTCCAGAAGGTCCTGCAGCTCTACCCCAACAACAAAGCCGCCAAGACCCAGCTGGCTGTGTGCCAGCAGCGGATCCGAAGGCAGCTTGCCCGGGAGAAGAAGCTCTATGCCAATATGTTTGAGAGGCTGGCTGAGGAGGAGAACAAGGTGAGGATTGGGGTGGGGAACAGTTGGAATAGCATCCCTCCACTTAACCTGGCTACTGTGGGCTCTTTGTGCCTTTGGTTGTCTGTGCCAATCCCGGAAACCAGAAGTTGCCTTTTCCCTGGAGCATTAAGGAGCACATGTTCCTGCTGTTGGGGCCAGTGTTCTGTGATCAGTGCGGGAAACCTACCCACAAGCCCCAGAAGTTGGGTTGGTTACCCTGAGTGTAATTCCCGATTTATGTTTTcttgtgggccaggcgcagtggctcacacctgcaatcccggcactttgcagggccaaagtgggaggatcacttgaacccagtaggtagAGAGACCTCAGTGACTtaggatggcaccactgcaccccagcctgagtgacaaaatgagaccccatctcaaaaaaagaaaagctagatgctttttgtgtgtgattaaataaataatacacttAGTTAAATTCAAACTGTACCAAAGCATACAGTCAAGTCTGCCTCCCCC
The sequence above is a segment of the Pan paniscus chromosome 10, NHGRI_mPanPan1-v2.0_pri, whole genome shotgun sequence genome. Coding sequences within it:
- the FKBP4 gene encoding peptidyl-prolyl cis-trans isomerase FKBP4: MTAEEMKATESGAQSAPLPMEGVDISPKQDEGVLKVIKREGTGTEMPMIGDRVFVHYTGWLLDGTKFDSSLDRKDKFSFDLGKGEVIKAWDIAIATMKVGEVCHITCKPEYAYGSAGSPPKIPPNATLVFEVELFEFKGEDLTEEEDGGIIRRIQTRGEGYAKPNEGAIVEVALEGYYKDQLFDQRELCFEIGEGENLDLPYGLERAIQRMEKGEHSIVYLKPSYAFGSVGKEKFQIPPNAELKYELHLKSFEKAKESWEMNSEEKLEQSTIVKERGTVYFKEGKYKQALLQYKKIVSWLEYESSFSNEEAQKAQALRLASHLNLAMCHLKLQAFSAAIESCNKALELDSNNEKGLFRRGEAHLAVNDFELARADFQKVLQLYPNNKAAKTQLAVCQQRIRRQLAREKKLYANMFERLAEEENKAKAEASSGDHPTDTEMKEEQKSNTAGSQSQVETEA